One window of Parabacteroides timonensis genomic DNA carries:
- the btgB gene encoding mobilization protein BtgB: MNVKIQGGGNGTYANTGSCVSVTNYLQHEDLERMKNGEEVQPFFNQFRDYVSAREVTFKIDSNKAKLSRTDAKFYVITVSPSEKELHSMGRTPQERAEALRRYIRKDVMRNYAEGFGKGLKSDDVEYYAKIHFNRDGDSDSDMHAHIIVSRKDRSNTKKLSPKTNHTGKKNCGNVKGGFDRTDFFRKCESSFDRRMGFDREPEESFDYLNAVKNGSPAEIARQVERAERIRKEKWDNLKAELQSRQELEKSKIQQVEKTQDIEQPIPKKQQQEEDLELRQKPKKSRGFGMGM; the protein is encoded by the coding sequence ATGAACGTGAAGATACAGGGAGGCGGTAACGGCACTTATGCCAATACCGGCAGTTGTGTTTCGGTGACGAACTATCTCCAGCATGAAGACTTGGAGAGGATGAAGAACGGGGAGGAGGTGCAGCCGTTCTTCAACCAGTTCCGGGACTACGTGAGTGCAAGGGAGGTCACGTTCAAGATAGACAGCAACAAGGCTAAGTTAAGCCGTACTGACGCAAAGTTCTATGTCATCACCGTCAGCCCTTCGGAGAAGGAGCTGCACAGCATGGGCAGAACTCCGCAGGAACGTGCGGAAGCCTTACGGCGGTACATCCGAAAGGACGTGATGAGAAACTATGCGGAGGGCTTCGGAAAAGGCTTGAAAAGCGATGATGTGGAATATTACGCAAAGATCCATTTCAACCGGGACGGTGACAGTGACAGCGATATGCACGCACATATCATCGTCAGTCGGAAAGACCGGAGCAACACCAAGAAGTTAAGCCCTAAAACGAACCATACAGGGAAGAAGAACTGCGGCAACGTGAAGGGAGGTTTTGACCGGACGGATTTTTTCCGGAAGTGTGAAAGCTCTTTTGATCGGCGCATGGGGTTTGACCGGGAACCGGAGGAAAGCTTCGACTATCTTAATGCCGTCAAGAACGGAAGCCCGGCGGAAATAGCCCGGCAGGTGGAACGTGCGGAACGCATCAGAAAGGAGAAATGGGACAATCTCAAAGCGGAGCTTCAATCCCGGCAGGAACTGGAGAAGTCGAAAATTCAACAGGTGGAGAAAACGCAGGACATCGAGCAGCCTATCCCCAAGAAGCAGCAGCAGGAGGAAGATCTGGAACTCCGGCAGAAGCCCAAAAAGAGCAGAGGTTTCGGCATGGGGATGTAA